Proteins from a genomic interval of Piscinibacter sp. HJYY11:
- a CDS encoding glycosyltransferase family 39 protein, whose product MSASSTPIAFPANDGALDARKLVAILGLALLLRIVWALLIPVIPQSDVLAYDTFARTLYHHGVFGWTKDEPFAFWPPGTSIFYAGIYKLFGLHYTGVIVANLAIAVGLIICSARVIARFFGAQAALWAALLLAVWPTLVTLTTLLLSEQLFVLLVVGALDAWTAPRLNVWARAVIAGLLLGMATLVRPFAVLVPGVYAVAMVLSYGWNRERVREQLLLAVVSGVVLLITVSPWTWRNYQLYGHFVLVSTNGGATLWMGNAPGTDGLFMQFPEDVKALNDYERDKVLGALAKQYILDDPLAFVQRSFLKLVRLYNNESCGVLWNMYGITKTFGADAVLWLKRFTQLSWAFIFGLFAIGAAMLAYSRTHRRLLLSPLPLLMLFFSTVHAVVVSGERYHLVTMTSVAALGGIAIATLLKRQRASTPVLATEASR is encoded by the coding sequence ATGTCCGCCTCTTCGACGCCCATCGCCTTTCCCGCCAATGATGGCGCGCTCGACGCGCGCAAGCTGGTGGCCATCCTCGGCCTGGCGTTGCTGTTGCGCATCGTGTGGGCGCTGCTCATCCCGGTGATTCCGCAGAGCGACGTGCTGGCCTACGACACCTTCGCGCGCACGCTGTACCACCACGGTGTGTTCGGGTGGACGAAGGACGAGCCGTTCGCCTTCTGGCCGCCCGGCACCTCGATCTTCTACGCGGGCATCTACAAGCTCTTCGGCCTTCACTACACCGGCGTCATCGTCGCCAACCTCGCCATCGCGGTGGGGCTCATCATCTGCTCGGCGCGCGTGATCGCGCGCTTCTTCGGGGCCCAGGCGGCGCTCTGGGCTGCGTTGCTGCTCGCGGTGTGGCCGACGCTCGTGACGCTGACCACGCTGCTGCTCAGCGAGCAGCTCTTCGTGCTTCTGGTGGTGGGCGCGCTCGACGCCTGGACCGCCCCGCGCCTGAACGTCTGGGCGCGCGCCGTCATCGCCGGCCTGCTGCTGGGCATGGCAACGCTCGTGCGGCCCTTCGCAGTGCTGGTGCCAGGCGTGTATGCGGTGGCCATGGTGCTGTCGTACGGATGGAACCGCGAGCGCGTGCGCGAGCAGTTGCTGCTGGCCGTGGTGTCCGGTGTGGTGCTGCTCATCACCGTCTCGCCGTGGACCTGGCGCAACTACCAGCTCTACGGCCACTTCGTGCTGGTCTCGACCAATGGCGGTGCGACCCTCTGGATGGGCAACGCGCCCGGCACCGATGGCCTCTTCATGCAGTTCCCAGAAGACGTCAAGGCGCTGAACGACTACGAGCGCGACAAGGTGCTGGGTGCGCTGGCCAAGCAGTACATCCTCGACGACCCGCTCGCCTTCGTGCAGAGAAGCTTCCTCAAGCTCGTGCGCTTGTACAACAACGAGTCCTGCGGCGTGCTGTGGAACATGTACGGCATCACCAAGACCTTCGGCGCCGATGCAGTGTTGTGGCTCAAGCGCTTCACGCAGCTGAGCTGGGCGTTCATCTTCGGGCTCTTTGCCATTGGCGCCGCGATGCTCGCGTACAGTCGCACCCACCGTCGCCTGCTGTTGTCGCCGCTGCCCTTGCTGATGCTTTTCTTCAGCACCGTGCACGCGGTGGTCGTCAGCGGCGAGCGGTATCACCTGGTCACCATGACATCAGTCGCAGCGCTCGGTGGCATTGCCATCGCGACGCTGCTGAAGCGCCAGCGGGCCTCGACGCCCGTCCTGGCTACGGAGGCTTCACGATGA
- a CDS encoding bifunctional 2-polyprenyl-6-hydroxyphenol methylase/3-demethylubiquinol 3-O-methyltransferase UbiG, which yields MSAQLGSTFPVKTPAGLAELSRSYYAGQHWRWRLVQPLRPYICPFAEVIDLVPRDSQVLDVGCGSGLFLLFLASFDKLRRGVGFDVAEDAIATANVARQRLHDPDLLHFAVRSVEQGIPHGDWTVVSAIDVIHHIPPPHQPQFIRDLCAATPPGARLIIKDMVTQPLWRATANRLHDLVMAKQWVHHASPEQVESWVTDPGMSCVHRSRRDMLWYGHWTLVFQRKADA from the coding sequence ATGAGCGCGCAGCTAGGATCCACGTTCCCCGTCAAGACGCCGGCCGGCCTGGCCGAGCTGTCACGCAGCTACTACGCCGGCCAGCACTGGCGCTGGCGCCTGGTGCAGCCGCTCCGGCCCTACATCTGTCCGTTCGCCGAGGTGATCGACCTCGTGCCGCGCGACTCCCAGGTGCTCGATGTCGGTTGCGGCTCGGGCCTCTTCCTGCTGTTCCTGGCGAGCTTCGACAAGCTGCGCCGCGGCGTGGGCTTCGACGTGGCCGAAGACGCGATCGCCACCGCCAACGTCGCCCGTCAACGCCTCCACGATCCTGACCTGCTGCATTTCGCCGTGCGTTCGGTCGAGCAGGGCATCCCGCACGGCGACTGGACAGTGGTGTCGGCGATCGACGTCATCCACCACATCCCGCCGCCCCATCAGCCACAGTTCATCCGCGACCTCTGCGCGGCCACGCCCCCCGGCGCGCGCCTCATCATCAAGGACATGGTGACCCAGCCGCTGTGGCGCGCCACCGCCAACCGGCTGCACGACCTCGTGATGGCCAAGCAGTGGGTGCACCACGCGAGCCCGGAGCAGGTCGAGTCATGGGTCACCGACCCCGGCATGTCCTGTGTGCACCGCAGCCGCCGCGACATGCTCTGGTACGGGCACTGGACGCTCGTCTTCCAGCGCAAGGCCGACGCCTAG